A stretch of DNA from Methylogaea oryzae:
TGGCGGTCCAAGGAGGCCTTACGTTTCGTCCATGTCCGCGTTATTGCCGAATCCCCGAGGGGCATACCGTTCGTACGGCGCTGCGCGCCCGATGGCGCCGTATTTGCGCACGAAAAAGTCGGGTGGGTCGATGGAGCCGAAGATCATGCCCAGCCGCTGGCTGATTACCGACAATAACGTGGGAATATCCTCAAGATTGAGTTCGTGTTGGGAGTCCGGATAATTTATCGTCATGCCCGTTACCCTCGATTTGTGGTGGCGTCAAATCAAGCGTAGGCGGCGTTGTTGGTTGCGATTGTGAGGCTTGTGCCACTTACCGACCAGGATTGTTTTCCGAAAAGAAAGTCTTCGTTTCTTGCAGGCTGTCGCGCCGGCGAGGGGGCTGAAACGCGCGAGGCGTTGCGGAGCAATCCGGGCGCGCCGGAACCTGGGTAAGGGACGGCCACGAGGAAATTAGACGTCCGGAAACGAAAAACCCCCTGATTCGATCAGGGGGTTCGACGAGATATGCTGGCGCGCCCGAGACGATTCGAACGTCCGACCTTTGCCTTCGGAGGGCAACACTCTATCCAGCTGAGCTACGGGCGCGTATTTGAGCTGTAATTGTAGCTTTTTACGGCGTGTTTAACAAATTACGCATGTGGCTGAAGGCGGCCTTGCCCCGTTCCAGCTTTTCTTCCGGCGGCAGTTCCTTGCGGTCGGCCCATTCCAAGTCTTCCTCCGGCAGCTCGTCCAGGAAGCGGCTGGGCAGGCATTCCAGCATTTCGCCGTAGCGTTTGCGCTGGCTGCAATAGCTGAAAGTGATGGCTTTCTGCGCGCGGGTGATGCCGACGTAGGCCAGGCGGCGTTCTTCCTCCAGCATGTCCTGTTCGATGCTGGTTTCGTGGGGCAGGATGTTTTCCTCCATGCCCACCAGGTACACGTAAGGGAACTCCAGGCCCTTGGCGGCGTGCAGGGTCATGAGGCTGACGCGGTCGCCGGTTTTTTCTTCCTCGTTGCGTTCCAGGATGTCCAGCAGCATGAGCTTGGCGATGACTTCGGCCAGGGTCTTGCCGTCGTCCTCCTGGGCCAGCTTCTCCAGCCAGTCCAACAGTTCGACCACGTTGCGCTGGCGCCGTTCGGCGCTGGACTGGCTGGTGCTGACTTCCTCCAGCCAGGCGTCGTAGCGCAGCTGCTCGACGAAGTTGCGGATGACGGCGAAAGTGTCGCCGCGTTGGGCGCGGTCGGCCACGTCGACGATCCATTCGCAGAAGCGGCGGATGCGCTGCACGGCCTGGGCTTGCAGCTCCTGTTCCAGGCCCAGTTCGAAGCAGGCGGCGAACAGGCTGATGTGGCGGCGGTTGGCGTAGGCGCCCAGCTTTTCCAGGGTGGCGGGGCCGATTTCCCGGCGCGGCACGTTGATGACGCGCAGGAAGGCGGCGTCGTCGTCCGGGTTCACCAACAGGCGCAAATAGCCCATGATGTCCTTTACTTCCGCGTAGCCGAAAAACGACGGGCCGCCGCTGATGAAGTAGGGGATGCCCTGTTCGCGCAGGGCGCGCTCGAACAATCGCGACTGGTGGTTGCCGCGGTAAAGGATGGCGTAGTCGCGGAATTCGCCGCCGTGGCGGAATTTGTGGTGCACCAAGTCGGCGGCCACTTGCTGCGCCTCGGCCAGTTCGTCTTTTTGCTTGAGCACCCGCAACGCGTCCCCCGGGCCGAGTTGGCTCCACAGCTTTTTGTCGAACACGTGGGGGTTGTTGGCGATGAGGCGGTTGGCGGCTTTGAGGATGCGGCCGGTGGAGCGGTAGTTCTGCTCCAGCTTCACCACCTGCAGGCGCGGGAAATCTTTTTGCAACTGCACCAGGTTCTGCGGCTGGGCGCCGCGCCAGGCGTAGATGGACTGGTCGTCGTCGCCCACCACGGTGAATTTGCCCAGGTTGCCGGTGATCAGCTTCACCAGCTGGTACTGGGTTTCGTTGGTGTCCTGGTATTCGTCCACCAGCAGGTAGCGGATGCGGTTGCGCCACTGCTCCAGCACCTCCGGCTGGCTTTGGAACAACAGCACCGGCAGCAGGATCAGGTCGTCGAAATCCACCGCGTTGTAGGCTTTGATCTGGCGCATGAAGTCGCCGTAGAGTTGGGCCGCCGGCAGGGTTTCCGGCGTGGCCGTGTCCATGGCCTTTTCCGGCGTGACGAACAGGTTTTTCCAGGTGCTGATCTGGCGGGAAAAGCTGTCGGCCATGTCCGGGTCGCCGTTGTTGTGCTTGAGCAGCTCTTTCAGCAAGGTGAGGCGGTCGTGTTCGTCGAAGATGGAAATGGCCGCCTTGAAGCCCAGCGCTTTGTGTTCGCGGCGCAGGATGTCCAGGCCCAGGGCATGGAAAGTGGATACGCGCAGGCCCTTCGCCTCGTTGCCGGAGGCGAGCTTGCTCACGCGGGCCTTCATTTCCCGCGCCGCTTTGTTGGTAAAGGTGACGGCGGCGATATTGCGCGCCGGCAGGCCCTGGCGGATCAGGTAGGCGATTTTCTCGGTGATGACGCGGGTCTTGCCGCTGCCGGCGCCGGCGATCACCAGCAACGGACGGTCGATGGCGCGGACGGCGGCTAATTGCTGGGGGTTGAGGGAGGGAGTCATGCTGTAATGTAGGAATCTGCCGCCTATTTTATGCTTCCTGTCCGTATAATTCCGCGACCAATCGTCGCGTCCCTTCGTTTTTCTTTCGTCTTCTTGAGCGATGCAACATCCCATTCGAGTCATGTTGGTGGACGACCACGCCGTGGTGCGCGCCGGCTATCGCGTGCTGCTGTCCCAGGCCGATCACCTGGAGGTGGCGGTGGAGGCGGAAAGCGGCGAGCAGGCGTGCCAGTTCTACGTCGAGCACCAACCGGACGTGGTGGTGATGGATTTGTCCTTGCCCGGCATCGGCGGCTTGGCCGCCATCCGCCGTATCCGCGCCAGGGACGAGGGCGCGCGTATTCTGGTTTTCAGCATCCACGACGAATTGGCTTACGTCAGCCGCGCCTTGGAGGCGGGCGCCAAGGGCTATATCAGCAAGGCGAGCGCGCCGGACATCTTGTTGGAGGCGGTGCTGAAAATCGCCGAGGGCGGCATCTACGTGGAGCCCGAGCTGGCGCGCCGGTTGGAAGGGCAATCCGCTCCCGGCGAGCCCCAGGCGGAGAGTTTCGGCAATCTGTCGGCGCGGGAATTCGATGTGTTTTGCTTGTTGGCTCAAGGGCACACCACGCGCCAGGTCGCCGACGAATTGTGCATGGGCTACAAAACCGCCGCGAATTACGCCACGGCGATACGCGGCAAGCTGGGCGTCAGCACCACCGCGGAAATGGCTCGGCTGGCCTACCAGAACGGCTTGCTGAAAAGTTGATGCCCGATCCAGTCAAGGGGCGCGCGGTGTTTTGGCTATCATTTTCAAATCGAGTATCGTGTTTCCTATGTCTACCAATCCTAACGATGTAAATAGCGCGGCGGCCCCGTTTTTTTGGACGGAGCAAGGCCTGCGGGTTTTGGATCAGCGCTTGTTGCCGGGCCAAGTCGCCTACGAGGTTTTCGATAGCGCCGCCGGCGTGGCGGAAGCCATCGCCACCATGCGCGTGCGCGGCGCGCCGGCCATCGGCATCGCCGCCGCTTTCGGCGTCGTGTTGGGGGCGAGGGTGCGTTATCGGGAGAATCCCGCCGATTGGCGCGCGGCCCTGGAGCAGGACATGAAAATCCTGGCCGCCTCCCGTCCCACCGCCGTCAATCTGTTCTGGGCGTTGGAGCGCATGGGCGCGGCGCTGGACGATATCCAAGGCGACCCGTATCCGCCGCTGCTGGCCCTGGCGCAGCAAATTCACGACGATGATTTGGCCGCCAACCACCGCATGGGGGAGTTGGGCGCGGACTTGGTGCAAGGCTCCAGCGGCTTGTTGACCCATTGCAACACCGGCTCCCTCGCCACCGGCGGTTACGGCACGGCGCTGGGTGTGGTGCGCAGCGCATACCGGCGCGGCGTCAAGAACATCTACGCCGGCGAAACGCGTCCCTGGTTGCAAGGGGCGCGGCTGACGGTGTGGGAGCTGAACCAGGACCGCATTCCCGCCACCCTCATCGCCGATTCCGCCGCCGCCTGGCTGATGAAGAGCGGCGCCGTGCAATGGGTCATCGTCGGCGCCGACCGCATCGCCGCTAACGGCGACGCCGCCAATAAAATCGGCACCTACTCTTTGGCCGTCTTGGCCCGCCAGCACGGCGTGCGCTTCATGGTGGTGGCGCCCACGTCCACGGTGGACTGGAACACGGCCAACGGGGAAGCCATCGAAATCGAACAGCGCGATCCGCGCGAACTGCTGCCGGAATGTTATTTGGCGCAGGACAGCGTCATCAAGGGGTGGAACCCGGTGTTCGACGTGACGCCGGCCCACCTGATCGACGCCATCGTCACCGAGCGGGGCGTGGTGCTGAATCCGTCCGTGGACGCCATGCGGGCGATCAGGGGCTAGCGACCATGCATCCGGCTTTGGCGGTGGCCGTGGGCGGTGCGGTGGGCTCGGTGGCCCGCTACTGGACTTCGCTCGCCGTCTACCAATGGCTGGGCCGCGATTTTCCCTACGGCACCCTGGCGGTGAACGTGGCCGGCGGCCTGCTCATGGGGTTTTTGACCGAGCTGCTGGTGGCCCGCTATGCCGTCGCGGTGGAATGGCGCTTGCTGGTGTTGGTGGGCTTCCTGGGCGGCTTCACCACGTTCTCCACCTTTTCCATGGATACCTGGATTTTGCTGCAGGAGGGCGAGTTCGCCAAGGCCGGTCTCAACGCCCTGGCCAGCGTGTTGCTGTGTCTGGTGGCCGTTTGGATAGGCCTGCATTTGGCGCGGTGGGGCTTTGAGGAGGAATGGCGCCGCTGGGCGACCATGGAGTCTTACGGCGCGCGGCTGGTGGTGCTGGCCGGCTTGGCTTATGGGCTGGGGCTGGCGACGGCCGGCGTGGCGACGCACATGGGATGGGGCGGCGATAAGCAGGCCTGGCTGGTGTTGGGGGGGCTTGCCTTGCTGGCGCCGGGAGGCGCTTGGTATCTGGCGAGCGCCGCCGGCGCCGCCGAGGCGAGCGCTTTGTTGTTGACCTTCCTATACAGTGCGGCGCTGGCGAGCGGCGGCTTGTGGTTCGGCTTGGTGTCCGGCCAGCGGCTGTGAGCGGATTCGGGGCCGGCGGCGTCCGCGCTTCCGCTTTAAACCGGCCCGAGGGCCGGTTTTTTTGTAGAATTAACGCCTTTCGCGCACATTCAGGACGACTCCATTCATGCTAGACCCCCGTCTTTTCCGTACCGACTTGGACAATGTGGCCGCTCAACTGGCGCGGCGCGGCTTGCAACTGGATAAAGACGCTTTCCAGCAATTGGAAAGCCGGCGCAAGGAGGTGCAGACCCGCACGCAGACGTTGCAGAACGAACGCAACACCCGCTCCAAGGCCATCGGCCAAGCCAAGGCCAAAGGCGAAGACATCGCGCCCTTGCTGGCCGAAGTGGCCCATCTGGGGGACGATCTGGCCGCGGCGGAGGCGGAGCTGAACGTGCTGCAGCAAACCCTGGAAGATTGGCTGCTGGGCATTCCCAACATCCTCGACGAGTCCGTGCCGGACGGCCGCAGCGAAGACGACAACGTGGAGATCAAGCGTTGGGGCGAACCGACGTCATTCGATTTCGAGCCCAAGGACCACGTGGCGCTGGGCGAGGGCTTGGGCTTGATGGATTTCGAGGCGGCGGCCAAGCTCACCGGCTCGCGTTTCGTCACCCTGCAAGGCCCGCTGGCGCGCCTGCAGCGGGCGTTGACCCAGTTCATGTTGGATTTGCACACGGGCGAGCACGGCTACAGCGAAATGTACGTGCCGTTCATGGTCAACGCCGACAGCCTGCGCGGCACCGGCCAGTTGCCCAAGTTCGAGGAGGACCTGTTCAAGGTCGCCCACGATCCGGATTTCTATTTGATTCCCACGGCGGAAGTGCCGGTGACCAACCTCGTGCGCGACGACATCGTCGACCCGGCCCGTTTGCCGCTCAAATTCGCCTGCCACACGCCTTGCTTCCGCGCCGAAGCGGGCGCTTACGGCAAGGACACGCGCGGCATGATCCGCCAGCACCAATTCGAGAAAGTGGAGATCGTGTGGGTGTCCCGTCCGGACGAATCCATCGAGGCCCACGAGACGCTGACCCGCCACGCCGAAACCGTGCTGGAACTGCTGGGCTTGCCTTACCGGCGCATGCTGCTGTGCGCCGGCGACACCGGTTTTTCCTCCAGCAAAACTTACGACTTGGAAGTGTGGCTGCCGGGGCAGGGCAAGTATCGGGAAATTTCGTCGTGCAGCAATTTCCGCGATTTCCAAGCCCGTCGCCTGATGGCCCGTTGGCGCAACCCGGAGACGGGCAAGCCCGAGCTGGTGCACACCTTGAACGGCTCCGGCCTGGCGGTGGGTCGCACCCTGGTGGCGGTTATGGAAAACTACCAGGACGCCGAAGGCCGTATTCGCGTGCCAGACGCCTTGCAGCCCTATATGGGCGGCATCGACTTTATCGGTTGATCGCGCGCCGGTGCGTCGTCCCGGTTATCGGGGCGGCGTGCCGGGAATTCCCTGGGTCGCCGGCAGGCGGCCGGCATCCCAAGCGTCCACGGCCCAGGCCAGCAATACGGCCGGCTCGGCCTTGCGCAATTCCGCCGGAGGCGCGTGTCCCAGCATGCCCAGCAAGCTGAACAGCGTTGCGGAAGGGTCGAGGCGATCCACCGGCTCGGCCCCGGTTTGTTTGCTGAGCTTTTGGCCGTCGGCGGCAAGGATGACGGGCAGATGCAGGTATTGCGGCGTGGTGTAGCCCAGCAGCCGTTGCAGGTGGATGTGGCGCGGGGTGGAGTCCAGCAGATCGACGCCGCGGACGATGTGGTTGATTTGTTGGTCGTGGTCGTCGACCACCACCGCCAAGTGATAGGCGTAGGCTTGGTCGCGGCGGTAGAGGATGAAGTCGCCGCCTTCCCGTTGCAGGTTCAGGCTGTACTCGCCTTGCAGGCGGTCGCGGAAGGCGATGGGACGGTCTTCTGTGATCAGGCGCAGGCTGTGGGGTTGGCTGCGGGGACGTTCGAGGTGCCGGCAGAGGTTGGGGTAGCGCTCGCCGCCGTAGCCCAGTTCGGCCAGTTGCTTGCGGGAACAGGTGCAGGCGTAAACCCAACCTTGCCGGTCCAATTGTTCCAGCACTTCGCGGTAGCGTTCCAGCCGCGCGCTTTGGCGGATGACGGCTTCGTCCCACTGCAAGCCGAAGCGCTCCAGCGTGCGCGGAATGGCGTCGGCGGCCTGGGGATCTGAACGGTAGGGATCGATGTCTTCGATGCGGAGCAGCCAAACGCCCCGATGGGCTTTGGCGTCCAAGTAGCTGGCCAGGGCGCTCAGCAGCGAACCCAGGTGCAGCGGGCCGGTAGGCGAGGGGGCGAACCGGCCCCGGTAGACGGTTGCCGTGGCGAAGGCTTAGCCCATCTGCCGTTCGCGGATCTCGTCCAGCGTTTTGCAGTCGATGCACTGGGTCGCCGTGGGACGAGCTTCCAGGCGGCGGATGCCGATTTCGATGCCGCAGGTTTCGCAGTAGCCGTAGTCCCCCGACTCGATGTGTTCCAAGGCTTCTTCGATTTTCTTGATCAGCTTGCGTTCCCGGTCGCGGGTACGCAATTCCAGGCTGAACTCCGACTCCTGGGTGGCGCGGTCGTTGGGGTCCGGGAAGTTGGCCGCTTCGTCCTGCATATGGTGCACGGTGCGGTCGACCTCCTGCATCAACTCGGCTTTCCAGTTGTTGAGTATCTTTCTGAAATGCTCCAGATGCGCGTCGTTCATGTACTCTTCGCCGGCCTTTTCGACATACGGCTGGTAGCTGAACGGCGTTGCGACGGTCTGGCTTGCTTGGCTGTTGGTCATCCTTCACTCCTGACCCGGATTTTGGAAGCGGCACATTTCAACACAAAGGAAAAAAATTGCAACATCAATGCCGAATAGCGAAGAATAGCCCGCTATTCTTCGATTTTCGTACGCAAGTCCCTTGCCATTCCCCATGCAGCCGGCCGACAACGCTTCCCTCATCACGCCCTT
This window harbors:
- the rep gene encoding DNA helicase Rep → MTPSLNPQQLAAVRAIDRPLLVIAGAGSGKTRVITEKIAYLIRQGLPARNIAAVTFTNKAAREMKARVSKLASGNEAKGLRVSTFHALGLDILRREHKALGFKAAISIFDEHDRLTLLKELLKHNNGDPDMADSFSRQISTWKNLFVTPEKAMDTATPETLPAAQLYGDFMRQIKAYNAVDFDDLILLPVLLFQSQPEVLEQWRNRIRYLLVDEYQDTNETQYQLVKLITGNLGKFTVVGDDDQSIYAWRGAQPQNLVQLQKDFPRLQVVKLEQNYRSTGRILKAANRLIANNPHVFDKKLWSQLGPGDALRVLKQKDELAEAQQVAADLVHHKFRHGGEFRDYAILYRGNHQSRLFERALREQGIPYFISGGPSFFGYAEVKDIMGYLRLLVNPDDDAAFLRVINVPRREIGPATLEKLGAYANRRHISLFAACFELGLEQELQAQAVQRIRRFCEWIVDVADRAQRGDTFAVIRNFVEQLRYDAWLEEVSTSQSSAERRQRNVVELLDWLEKLAQEDDGKTLAEVIAKLMLLDILERNEEEKTGDRVSLMTLHAAKGLEFPYVYLVGMEENILPHETSIEQDMLEEERRLAYVGITRAQKAITFSYCSQRKRYGEMLECLPSRFLDELPEEDLEWADRKELPPEEKLERGKAAFSHMRNLLNTP
- the dksA gene encoding RNA polymerase-binding protein DksA, with translation MTNSQASQTVATPFSYQPYVEKAGEEYMNDAHLEHFRKILNNWKAELMQEVDRTVHHMQDEAANFPDPNDRATQESEFSLELRTRDRERKLIKKIEEALEHIESGDYGYCETCGIEIGIRRLEARPTATQCIDCKTLDEIRERQMG
- the serS gene encoding serine--tRNA ligase; its protein translation is MLDPRLFRTDLDNVAAQLARRGLQLDKDAFQQLESRRKEVQTRTQTLQNERNTRSKAIGQAKAKGEDIAPLLAEVAHLGDDLAAAEAELNVLQQTLEDWLLGIPNILDESVPDGRSEDDNVEIKRWGEPTSFDFEPKDHVALGEGLGLMDFEAAAKLTGSRFVTLQGPLARLQRALTQFMLDLHTGEHGYSEMYVPFMVNADSLRGTGQLPKFEEDLFKVAHDPDFYLIPTAEVPVTNLVRDDIVDPARLPLKFACHTPCFRAEAGAYGKDTRGMIRQHQFEKVEIVWVSRPDESIEAHETLTRHAETVLELLGLPYRRMLLCAGDTGFSSSKTYDLEVWLPGQGKYREISSCSNFRDFQARRLMARWRNPETGKPELVHTLNGSGLAVGRTLVAVMENYQDAEGRIRVPDALQPYMGGIDFIG
- a CDS encoding response regulator transcription factor — translated: MQHPIRVMLVDDHAVVRAGYRVLLSQADHLEVAVEAESGEQACQFYVEHQPDVVVMDLSLPGIGGLAAIRRIRARDEGARILVFSIHDELAYVSRALEAGAKGYISKASAPDILLEAVLKIAEGGIYVEPELARRLEGQSAPGEPQAESFGNLSAREFDVFCLLAQGHTTRQVADELCMGYKTAANYATAIRGKLGVSTTAEMARLAYQNGLLKS
- the crcB gene encoding fluoride efflux transporter CrcB, translating into MHPALAVAVGGAVGSVARYWTSLAVYQWLGRDFPYGTLAVNVAGGLLMGFLTELLVARYAVAVEWRLLVLVGFLGGFTTFSTFSMDTWILLQEGEFAKAGLNALASVLLCLVAVWIGLHLARWGFEEEWRRWATMESYGARLVVLAGLAYGLGLATAGVATHMGWGGDKQAWLVLGGLALLAPGGAWYLASAAGAAEASALLLTFLYSAALASGGLWFGLVSGQRL
- the mtnA gene encoding S-methyl-5-thioribose-1-phosphate isomerase gives rise to the protein MSTNPNDVNSAAAPFFWTEQGLRVLDQRLLPGQVAYEVFDSAAGVAEAIATMRVRGAPAIGIAAAFGVVLGARVRYRENPADWRAALEQDMKILAASRPTAVNLFWALERMGAALDDIQGDPYPPLLALAQQIHDDDLAANHRMGELGADLVQGSSGLLTHCNTGSLATGGYGTALGVVRSAYRRGVKNIYAGETRPWLQGARLTVWELNQDRIPATLIADSAAAWLMKSGAVQWVIVGADRIAANGDAANKIGTYSLAVLARQHGVRFMVVAPTSTVDWNTANGEAIEIEQRDPRELLPECYLAQDSVIKGWNPVFDVTPAHLIDAIVTERGVVLNPSVDAMRAIRG